Proteins co-encoded in one Arachis hypogaea cultivar Tifrunner chromosome 11, arahy.Tifrunner.gnm2.J5K5, whole genome shotgun sequence genomic window:
- the LOC112720878 gene encoding uncharacterized protein produces MMLSVCVNGTKKDLVAAVQKSGYAWALDRNNGNITWFTEAGPGGVAGGGTWGAATDERRVYTNIANSGAKNFTLAPSNRTTTSGGWVAMDASNGKIVWSTANPSNSTSNGPVSVANDVVFAGSVDLLGSIYAMNAKNGKILWSYETGASVYGGMSISNGCIYVGSGYNVSLYLPSLSGGTSLFAFCV; encoded by the exons ATGATGTTGAGTGTATGTGTCAATGGAACTAAGAAAGATCTTGTTGCTGCTGTTCAGAAAAGTGGCTATGCATGGGCTTTGGATCGCAACAATGGCAACATTACTTGGTTTACG GAAGCTGGACCAGGGGGAGTAGCAGGAGGAGGAACATGGGGTGCGGCGACGGACGAAAGGAGAGTTTACACAAACATTGCAAATTCCGGGGCCAAAAACTTCACTCTTGCACCATCAAACAGAACCACAACTAGTGGTGGTTGGGTGGCAATGGATGCAAGTAATGGGAAAATTGTATGGTCCACTGCTAATCCTAGCAACAGCACTTCTAATGGACCTGTTAGTGTTGCAAATGATGTTGTCTTTGCTGGATCAGTAGACCTATTGGGATCAATATATGCAATGAATGCAAAAAATGGGAAGATTTTGTGGTCCTACGAAACTGGAGCAAGTGTCTATGGAGGCATGTCAATTAGCAACGGTTGCATATATGTTGGCAGTGGTTATAATGTTAGTTTGTACTTGCCTAGCCTCTCGGGTGGAACCTCGCTATTTGCATTCTGCGTCTAA
- the LOC112720879 gene encoding uncharacterized protein yields the protein MERGISLKMYYNGQIFPQTYEGVSFVCENPRDIVIPFAITYEEFKSILCQCGDNQVLKRVVNIFYRQPVLVFGGFVQFQMMNVVDEGSMQGMFSIYQQTRAQVSILELYVEFEELVEVDLPEANIDWTVYNSESEEEFEGTYQIVGPTEEVGEDDIIVESNVADVANALASQYPSREPSFMHALDVDAMNAPEFPEYINSNPVVVSDGEFVVGMEFSSRETVIAAIKDYTIRRGVDYRVCESEPTTFYAKCVQYGTSCDWLIRASLIKRKFCWVIRRYNGSHTCTRTRISQDHAKLNSDMIAEVIKPLVEADPSLKVKSIIAEVQSKFNYTTSYRKAWLAKQKAIANLFGGWEASYEALPSWFEAMVQKDPSAAVEIETAPAYQGDESI from the exons atggagagaggtattAGTTTGAAAATGTATTATAATGGTCAAATCTTTCCCCAAACATATGAGGGTGTGAGTTTTGTTTGTGAGAATCCACGTGATATTGTTATTCCTTTTGCAATAACATACGAGGAATTTAAGAGTATACTTTGTCAATGTGGTGATAATCAAGTATTAAAGAGAgtcgttaatattttttatagacaGCCTGTTTTAGTGTTCGGTGGTTTCGTTCAGTTTCAAATGATGAATGTGGTTGACGAAGGAAGTATGCAAGGAATGTTTTCGATCTACCAACAAACACGGGCACAAGTGTCTATTCTCGaattgtatgttgagtttgaagaatTAGTTGAGGTTGATTTACCGGAGGCTAACATCGACTGGACTGTTTATAACAGTGAAAGCGAAGAGGAATTTGAGGGCACTTACCAAATTGTTGGTCCAACTGAAGAAGTGGGTGAAGATGATATAATAGTTGAGTCTAACGTAGCAGATGTGGCAAATGCACTGGCGAGCCAATATCCATCTAGAGAGCCTTCTTTCATGCATGCCTTGGATGTAGACGCTATGAATGCACCAGAATTTCCTGAATATATCAATTCAA ATCCTGTTGTTGTTTCGGACGGTGAATTTGTTGTTGGCATGGAATTCAGCTCTAGAGAGACTGTTATTGCAGCAATTAAAGATTATACCATTCGCAGGGGAGTGGATTACCGGGTGTGTGAATCTGAGCCAACGACTTTTTATGCTAAGTGTGTACAATACGGAACAAGTTGCGATTGGCTTATTAGAGCTAGTCTTATTAAGAGAAAGTTTTGTTGGGTTATAAGGCGATACAATGGTAGTCACACATGCACTAGAACTAGAATTTCTCAAGATCATGCCAAGCTAAATTCAGACATGATTGCAGAGGTGATAAAGCCATTGGTTGAAGCTGATCCATCTTTGAAAGTGAAATCAATAATTGCTGAAGTGCAGTCAAAATTCAATTATACGACGAGTTACCGCAAAGCATGGCTCGCGAAGCAAAAGGCAATTGCAAACCTTTTTGGTGGTTGGGAAGCTTCTTATGAAGCTTTGCCGTCGTGGTTTGAAGCAATGGTACAAAAAGATCCATCAGCAGCAGTCGAGATTGAAACTGCACCAGCATACCAAGGGGATGAG AGCATTTAG